A genome region from Magnolia sinica isolate HGM2019 chromosome 8, MsV1, whole genome shotgun sequence includes the following:
- the LOC131253313 gene encoding N-(5'-phosphoribosyl)anthranilate isomerase 1, chloroplastic-like, with the protein MVSQPTTSSPAQEDIKRSHPLVKMCGITSAKDAAMAAEAGASLIDMIIWPKSKRSLFRWLKKSQKLQESMVRNPLGCLWMMAQTQYEELLMPQILSLCSGKGFNWEKFKLPSIKSKHGWLLAGGINCENVREAIATLRSHGVDVSSGIYASDGVQKDPFKISSFMNMLNSVSIIDYRQND; encoded by the exons ATGGTTTCCCAACCTACCACATCTTCCCCTGCTCAAGAGGACATCAAAAGGAGTCACCCTTTGGTGAAAATGTGTGGTATTACATCGGCTAAAGATGCTGCAATGGCTGCAGAGGCTGGTGCTAGTCTCATCGATATGATCATTTGGCCCAAATCAAAACGTTCTCTCTTTCGGTGGCTAAAGAAATCTCAAAAGTTGCAAGAGAGTATGGTGCGGAACCCGTTGGGGTGTTTGTGGATGATGGCACAGACACAATATGAAGAGCTTCTGATGCCTCAAATCTTGAGCTTGTGCAG CGGTAAGGGATTCAATTGGGAGAAGTTTAAATTACCATCAATAAAAAGCAAGCACGGATGGCTTTTAGCTGGAGGGATCAATTGTGAAAATGTTCGTGAGGCCATTGCAACTCTTAGATCCCATGGAGTTGACGTGAGCAGTGGCATCTATGCCTCTGATGGGGTCCAAAAGGATCCATTTAAAATATCTTCCTTCATGAATATGTTGAACTCAGTGTCCATTATCGATTATCGGCAAAATGATTGA